The proteins below are encoded in one region of Triticum aestivum cultivar Chinese Spring chromosome 1B, IWGSC CS RefSeq v2.1, whole genome shotgun sequence:
- the LOC123127243 gene encoding pentatricopeptide repeat-containing protein At3g02330, mitochondrial isoform X1, which yields MSRAPPALAAPANSTFSHLFQLCARGGRAALDAGRAAHARMLVSGFVPTAFVSNCLLQMYARCADAACARRVFDAMPHRDTVSWNTLLTAYSHSGDTTTAVSLFDAMPNPDVVSWNTLVSSYCQHGMYSESVALFLEMARSGVASDRTTFAVLLKSCGALDDFALGVQIHALAVKAGLDIDVRTGSALVDMYGKCSSLDDALFFFYGMPERNWVSWGAALAGCVHNEQYTRGLELFMEMQRSGMGVSQPAYASVFRSCAAKSCLSTGRQLHAHAIKNNFSIDRIVGTAIVDVYAKANSLVDAKRAFFGLPSHTVQTCNAMMVGLVRAGLANEALELFQFMTRSGIGFDAVSLSGVFSACAEIKGYLKGLQVHCLAMKSGFETDICVRNAILDLYGKCKALVEAYFIFQDMEERDSISWNAIIAALEQNGRYEDTAVHFNEMLRFGMEPDDFTYGSVLKACAALQSLEFGLMVHDKVIKSGLGSDAFVASTVVDMYCKCGMMTDAQKLHDRIGKQELVSWNAIMSGFSLNKQSEDAQKIFSQMLDIGLKPDHFTYATVLDTCANLATIEIGKQIHGQIIKQEMLVDEYISSTLIDMYAKCGYMQDSLLMFEKAQKRDFVSWNAMICGYALHGQGAEALKMFDRMQREDVVPNHATFVAVLRACSHVGLLDDGCCYFHQMTTRYKLEPQLEHFACMVDILGRSKGPQEALKLIGTMPFEADAVIWKTLLSVCKIHRDVEVAELAAGNVLRLDPEDSSVYILLSNVYAESGKWADVSRTRRLMKQGRLKKEPGCSWIEVQNEMHGFLVGDNVHPRSRELYDMLHDLIDEMKLSGYDPDLASFAEVDEEGSASEQDDLLGMLRQ from the exons ATGTCACGGGCGCCTCCCGCGTTGGCGGCTCCGGCCAACTCCACGTTCTCCCACCTCTTCCAGCTCTGCGCCCGCGGCGGCCGCGCTGCCCTCGACGCCGGGCGCGCCGCGCACGCGCGCATGCTCGTGTCCGGGTTCGTCCCGACAGCCTTCGTCTCGAACTGCCTCCTGCAGATGTACGCCCGCTGCGCAGACGCCGCATGTGCTCGCAGGGTGTTCGACGCGATGCCCCACAGGGACACCGTCTCGTGGAACACCTTGCTCACCGCGTACTCGCACTCCGGGGACACCACGACCGCGGTATCACTGTTTGATGCAATGCCGAATCCGGATGTCGTGTCATGGAACACGCTGGTCTCAAGCTATTGCCAGCATGGCATGTATAGTGAGTCGGTGGCCCTGTTTCTGGAGATGGCTCGCTCTGGTGTTGCCTCCGACCGGACAACATTTGCTGTCCTTCTAAAGTCGTGCGGTGCTCTGGACGACTTTGCACTCGGTGTGCAAATTCATGCATTGGCGGTGAAGGCAGGGTTAGATATTGATGTCCGGACTGGGAGTGCTCTCGTGGACATGTATGGCAAGTGCAGCAGTTTGGATGACGCATTGTTCTTCTTTTATGGAATGCCCGAGAGGAACTGGGTCTCGTGGGGTGCAGCCCTTGCTGGGTGCGTTCACAATGAGCAGTACACTCGTGGGTTGGAGCTGTTCATGGAGATGCAGAGGTCAGGAATGGGGGTGAGCCAGCCGGCTTATGCGAGTGTCTTTAGATCCTGCGCAGCAAAATCATGTCTGAGCACTGGTAGGCAGTTACATGCACATGCCATAAAGAATAACTTCAGTATTGACCGTATTGTTGGGACAGCTATTGTGGATGTTTATGCTAAGGCTAATAGCTTGGTGGATGCTAAAAGGGCATTCTTTGGGTTGCCCAGCCATACAGTGCAAACGTGCAATGCCATGATGGTTGGGCTTGTGCGCGCAGGGCTTGCAAATGAGGCCTTGGAACTGTTTCAGTTCATGACCAGGTCAGGTATTGGTTTTGATGCAGTCAGTTTATCGGGTGTCTTCAGTGCTTGTGCAGAGATTAAGGGGTATTTAAAAGGGCTACAAGTCCACTGCTTAGCAATGAAATCAGGTTTTGAGACGGACATCTGTGTCAGAAATGCAATTCTTGATCTGTATGGAAAGTGCAAAGCATTGGTAGAAGCGTACTTTATCTTCCAGGATATGGAGGAACGAGATTCAATCTCTTGGAATGCTATTATTGCTGCTCTTGAGCAAAATGGGCGCTATGAGGACACCGCAGTTCATTTTAATGAGATGCTGCGCTTTGGTATGGAACCTGATGATTTCACATATGGTAGTGTCCTTAAGGCTTGTGCAGCTTTACAATCTTTGGAGTTTGGTTTGATGGTACATGACAAGGTTATCAAGTCAGGACTTGGTTCAGATGCTTTTGTAGCTAGCACTGTTGTTGACATGTACTGCAAAtgtggtatgatgacagatgctcaGAAACTCCATGACAGAATTGGGAAGCAAGAACTTGTTTCATGGAATGCCATCATGTCAGGATTTTCACTGAACAAACAGAGTGAGGATGCCCAGAAAATCTTCTCACAGATGTTAGATATTGGACTTAAGCCTGATCATTTCACCTATGCTACAGTTCTTGACACTTGTGCTAACCTAGCTACCATTGAGATCGGGAAGCAGATCCATGGTCAGATAATTAAGCAAGAAATGCTGGTAGATGAATATATATCCAGCACCCTTATAGACATGTACGCCAAGTGTGGGTACATGCAAGACTCACTGCTAATGTTTGAGAAGGCACAGAAACGGGATTTTGTGTCATGGAATGCTATGATATGCGGCTATGCGCTCCATGGTCAAGGAGCAGAAGCACTCAAGATGTTTGATAGGATGCAAAGGGAGGATGTGGTTCCGAACCATGCAACTTTCGTTGCTGTGCTCCGGGCTTGCAGCCATGTTGGTCTGCTGGATGATGGATGTTGTTACTTCCATCAGATGACCACCCGCTACAAACTGGAACCACAACTGGAGCACTTTGCTTGCATGGTTGATATACTAGGACGGTCAAAGGGACCGCAGGAAGCTCTGAAGCTTATTGGCACCATGCCTTTTGAGGCGGATGCAGTCATCTGGAAGACTCTCCTAAGCGTTTGCAAGATCCATCGGGATGTTGAGGTGGCTGAACTTGCTGCCGGCAATGTTCTACGACTGGATCCTGAGGATTCTTCAGTTTACATTCTTCTGTCAAATGTATATGCAGAATCAGGGAAATGGGCTGATGTTTCTAGGACAAGAAGGTTAATGAAGCAGGGAAGGCTTAAGAAGGAACCTGGCTGTAGCTGGATTgaggtgcaaaatgagatgcatGGATTCCTTGTAGGAGATAACGTCCATCCGAGATCGAGGGAGCTGTATGACATGCTGCATGATTTGATTGATGAGATGAAACTGTCTGGATATGACCCTGATTTAGCTTCTTTTGCTGAGGTTGACGAAGAGGGCAGTGCATCCGAGCAAGATGATTTACTTGGAATG CTGAGACAGTGA
- the LOC123127243 gene encoding pentatricopeptide repeat-containing protein At3g02330, mitochondrial isoform X2, which translates to MSRAPPALAAPANSTFSHLFQLCARGGRAALDAGRAAHARMLVSGFVPTAFVSNCLLQMYARCADAACARRVFDAMPHRDTVSWNTLLTAYSHSGDTTTAVSLFDAMPNPDVVSWNTLVSSYCQHGMYSESVALFLEMARSGVASDRTTFAVLLKSCGALDDFALGVQIHALAVKAGLDIDVRTGSALVDMYGKCSSLDDALFFFYGMPERNWVSWGAALAGCVHNEQYTRGLELFMEMQRSGMGVSQPAYASVFRSCAAKSCLSTGRQLHAHAIKNNFSIDRIVGTAIVDVYAKANSLVDAKRAFFGLPSHTVQTCNAMMVGLVRAGLANEALELFQFMTRSGIGFDAVSLSGVFSACAEIKGYLKGLQVHCLAMKSGFETDICVRNAILDLYGKCKALVEAYFIFQDMEERDSISWNAIIAALEQNGRYEDTAVHFNEMLRFGMEPDDFTYGSVLKACAALQSLEFGLMVHDKVIKSGLGSDAFVASTVVDMYCKCGMMTDAQKLHDRIGKQELVSWNAIMSGFSLNKQSEDAQKIFSQMLDIGLKPDHFTYATVLDTCANLATIEIGKQIHGQIIKQEMLVDEYISSTLIDMYAKCGYMQDSLLMFEKAQKRDFVSWNAMICGYALHGQGAEALKMFDRMQREDVVPNHATFVAVLRACSHVGLLDDGCCYFHQMTTRYKLEPQLEHFACMVDILGRSKGPQEALKLIGTMPFEADAVIWKTLLSVCKIHRDVEVAELAAGNVLRLDPEDSSVYILLSNVYAESGKWADVSRTRRLMKQGRLKKEPGCSWIEVQNEMHGFLVGDNVHPRSRELYDMLHDLIDEMKLSGYDPDLASFAEVDEEGSASEQDDLLGMVGG; encoded by the coding sequence ATGTCACGGGCGCCTCCCGCGTTGGCGGCTCCGGCCAACTCCACGTTCTCCCACCTCTTCCAGCTCTGCGCCCGCGGCGGCCGCGCTGCCCTCGACGCCGGGCGCGCCGCGCACGCGCGCATGCTCGTGTCCGGGTTCGTCCCGACAGCCTTCGTCTCGAACTGCCTCCTGCAGATGTACGCCCGCTGCGCAGACGCCGCATGTGCTCGCAGGGTGTTCGACGCGATGCCCCACAGGGACACCGTCTCGTGGAACACCTTGCTCACCGCGTACTCGCACTCCGGGGACACCACGACCGCGGTATCACTGTTTGATGCAATGCCGAATCCGGATGTCGTGTCATGGAACACGCTGGTCTCAAGCTATTGCCAGCATGGCATGTATAGTGAGTCGGTGGCCCTGTTTCTGGAGATGGCTCGCTCTGGTGTTGCCTCCGACCGGACAACATTTGCTGTCCTTCTAAAGTCGTGCGGTGCTCTGGACGACTTTGCACTCGGTGTGCAAATTCATGCATTGGCGGTGAAGGCAGGGTTAGATATTGATGTCCGGACTGGGAGTGCTCTCGTGGACATGTATGGCAAGTGCAGCAGTTTGGATGACGCATTGTTCTTCTTTTATGGAATGCCCGAGAGGAACTGGGTCTCGTGGGGTGCAGCCCTTGCTGGGTGCGTTCACAATGAGCAGTACACTCGTGGGTTGGAGCTGTTCATGGAGATGCAGAGGTCAGGAATGGGGGTGAGCCAGCCGGCTTATGCGAGTGTCTTTAGATCCTGCGCAGCAAAATCATGTCTGAGCACTGGTAGGCAGTTACATGCACATGCCATAAAGAATAACTTCAGTATTGACCGTATTGTTGGGACAGCTATTGTGGATGTTTATGCTAAGGCTAATAGCTTGGTGGATGCTAAAAGGGCATTCTTTGGGTTGCCCAGCCATACAGTGCAAACGTGCAATGCCATGATGGTTGGGCTTGTGCGCGCAGGGCTTGCAAATGAGGCCTTGGAACTGTTTCAGTTCATGACCAGGTCAGGTATTGGTTTTGATGCAGTCAGTTTATCGGGTGTCTTCAGTGCTTGTGCAGAGATTAAGGGGTATTTAAAAGGGCTACAAGTCCACTGCTTAGCAATGAAATCAGGTTTTGAGACGGACATCTGTGTCAGAAATGCAATTCTTGATCTGTATGGAAAGTGCAAAGCATTGGTAGAAGCGTACTTTATCTTCCAGGATATGGAGGAACGAGATTCAATCTCTTGGAATGCTATTATTGCTGCTCTTGAGCAAAATGGGCGCTATGAGGACACCGCAGTTCATTTTAATGAGATGCTGCGCTTTGGTATGGAACCTGATGATTTCACATATGGTAGTGTCCTTAAGGCTTGTGCAGCTTTACAATCTTTGGAGTTTGGTTTGATGGTACATGACAAGGTTATCAAGTCAGGACTTGGTTCAGATGCTTTTGTAGCTAGCACTGTTGTTGACATGTACTGCAAAtgtggtatgatgacagatgctcaGAAACTCCATGACAGAATTGGGAAGCAAGAACTTGTTTCATGGAATGCCATCATGTCAGGATTTTCACTGAACAAACAGAGTGAGGATGCCCAGAAAATCTTCTCACAGATGTTAGATATTGGACTTAAGCCTGATCATTTCACCTATGCTACAGTTCTTGACACTTGTGCTAACCTAGCTACCATTGAGATCGGGAAGCAGATCCATGGTCAGATAATTAAGCAAGAAATGCTGGTAGATGAATATATATCCAGCACCCTTATAGACATGTACGCCAAGTGTGGGTACATGCAAGACTCACTGCTAATGTTTGAGAAGGCACAGAAACGGGATTTTGTGTCATGGAATGCTATGATATGCGGCTATGCGCTCCATGGTCAAGGAGCAGAAGCACTCAAGATGTTTGATAGGATGCAAAGGGAGGATGTGGTTCCGAACCATGCAACTTTCGTTGCTGTGCTCCGGGCTTGCAGCCATGTTGGTCTGCTGGATGATGGATGTTGTTACTTCCATCAGATGACCACCCGCTACAAACTGGAACCACAACTGGAGCACTTTGCTTGCATGGTTGATATACTAGGACGGTCAAAGGGACCGCAGGAAGCTCTGAAGCTTATTGGCACCATGCCTTTTGAGGCGGATGCAGTCATCTGGAAGACTCTCCTAAGCGTTTGCAAGATCCATCGGGATGTTGAGGTGGCTGAACTTGCTGCCGGCAATGTTCTACGACTGGATCCTGAGGATTCTTCAGTTTACATTCTTCTGTCAAATGTATATGCAGAATCAGGGAAATGGGCTGATGTTTCTAGGACAAGAAGGTTAATGAAGCAGGGAAGGCTTAAGAAGGAACCTGGCTGTAGCTGGATTgaggtgcaaaatgagatgcatGGATTCCTTGTAGGAGATAACGTCCATCCGAGATCGAGGGAGCTGTATGACATGCTGCATGATTTGATTGATGAGATGAAACTGTCTGGATATGACCCTGATTTAGCTTCTTTTGCTGAGGTTGACGAAGAGGGCAGTGCATCCGAGCAAGATGATTTACTTGGAATGGTTGGTGGCTAG